The Porites lutea chromosome 11, jaPorLute2.1, whole genome shotgun sequence genome includes a region encoding these proteins:
- the LOC140951659 gene encoding uncharacterized protein, producing the protein MGRLEREALLKEALGKEFKITIPRGDILAVKADLGETWYKVRKPRRWFDQWGLSSESEKHQRKQVQSITDHANLVCEMVSFEFKKPVCNPEIKQAEFGYVAYLNQFVQLHLDENEKNGHLTWNNAIPEQEVHLKLGGDAGGGSFKMAFQIANLQHPNSKTNTVVFAMFHAKDTWTNLKTASMKYREQVNILKEAIWRGKKQIVFLFGDYEFLCKIFGTAGASGKYPCLWCLITYETMQLSCQDPRRGHIEKRNVKNIEEDYNKFVADGCVTSRQKFYHNVIHEKLLDIELEKVCVPGLHISLDVFKKLFDELENQCAELDKRIQMELAADSDRNDNRILALRAAHQHYCQAQQLHEKANSLQELLNLQSLHSDVTIMPAFFTSMQNEIDRLLKDAKEEEKLADEQIELAGFDRSDGAL; encoded by the exons ATGGGTAGACTAGAGAGAGAAGCACTGCTGAAGGAAGCCTTGggaaaagaatttaaaataaCCATCCCCAGGGGTGACATACTTGCAGTGAAGGCAGACCTTGGAGAAACATGGTACAAAGTTAGGAAGCCTAGGAG GTGGTTTGATCAATGGGGACTGTCCTCTGAGAGTGAGAAACACCAGCGGAAGCAAGTTCAGTCCATCACTGACCATGCCAACTTGGTGTGTGAGATGGTGTCTTTTGAGTTCAAAAAACCTGTCTGCAACCCTGAGATCAAACAAGCAGAGTTTGGTTATGTTGCTTACCTTAACCAATTTGTACAACTTCATTTggatgaaaatgaaaa GAATGGACACTTGACGTGGAATAATGCCATCCCAGAACAGGAAGTCCACTTAAAACTTGGAGGTGATGCTGGTGGTGGGTCCTTTAAAATGGCTTTTCAGATTGCCAACCTTCAACAtccaaactcaaaaacaaatacagtggTTTTTGCCATGTTCCACGCAAAAGATACAtggacaaatttaaaaacagcaTCAATGAAATACAGGGAGCAAGTAAACATCCTAAAGGAAGCTATTTGGAG aGGCAAAAAGCAAATAGTTTTCCTCTTTGGTGACTACGAGTTTTTGTGCAAGATATTTGGTACAGCTGGAGCCTCAG GCAAGTATCCATGCCTCTGGTGTCTGATAACATATGAGACGATGCAACTCTCTTGCCAGGATCCTCGTCGTGGGCACATAGAAAAGAGAAATGTTAAGAACATTGAAGAAGACTATAACAAGTTTGTTGCAGATGGCTGTGTCACAAGTCGACAGAAGTTTTATCACAATGTGATCCATGAGAAACTGCTGGACATTGAACTGGAAAAA GTTTGTGTTCCTGGACTTCACATCAGCTTGGATGTTTTCAAGAAACTATTTGACGAACTTGAGAACCAGTGTGCTGAGCTGGACAAAAGAATTCAAATGGAGCTGGCGGCTGACAGTGACCGAAATGATAACAGAATCTTGGCACTCAGAGCTGCTCATCAACACTATTGTCAGGCACAACAGTTGCATGAGAAAGCAAATTCTTTACAGGAATTATTGAATTTACAGAGTTTGCATTCTGATGTGACTATTATGCCTGCCTTCTTCACGTCAATGCAAAATGAAATTGACAGACTCCTTAAAGATGCAAAGGAAGAG GAAAAACTTGCAGATGAGCAGATAGAATTGGCGGGCTTTGATCGATCCGATGGAGCACTATAA
- the LOC140953264 gene encoding uncharacterized protein, whose protein sequence is MNVERQAYHGNHSLASNINKLCSAVVAKTEELCPSLLSKARESSVKFEQAFKLFAACHFVYDSAEYLDDEKIDQLDAHIKKFLKFIRENLPGIAITPKLHMLEDHVCPFLRQWHMGLGFYGEQGIEGIHSEFNTQSQHFDHVKKQDVRLRQILVNHHIATSPSLAGKAPRPKERNLKQKANE, encoded by the exons ATGAATGTTGAGCGACAGGCCTACCATGGAAATCATTCATTG GCAAGCAATATCAACAAATTATGCAGTGCTGTAGTGGCAAAAACAGAAGAGCTGTGTCCTTCCTTGCTTTCTAAGGCAAGAGAAAGTAGTGTCAAGTTTGAACAAGCCTTCAAATTATTTGCTGCTTGCCATTTTGTCTATGATAGTGCAGAATACCTTGATGATGAGAAGATCGACCAGCTAG ATGCACACATCAAAAAGTTCCTAAAGTTTATCAGAGAAAACCTCCCTGGCATAGCAATCACACCAAAGCTTCATATGCTAGAAGACCATGTTTGTCCATTTCTACGACAATGGCACATGGGCCTTGGATTCTACGGTGAACAAGGGATCGAAGGAATCCATTCCGAGTTCAACACACAGTCACAGCATTTTGATCACGTCAAGAAGCAGGATGTGAGATTGCGGCAGATACTAGTTAATCATCATATTGCCACGAGCCCATCACTCGCAGGAAAAGCTCCGAGGCCTAAAGAAAGGAATTTAAAGCAAAAAGCAAACGAATAA
- the LOC140952090 gene encoding carbohydrate sulfotransferase 6-like, translating to MKADNSMTFKERRQFLLLARVFVAGFILFYVLFELIMAYLISSLSSEAFDQVKTKNVALRLHLNTTARKNLIIFSHGRSGSSITGDIFNQHPDVFYLYEPLQTVERTREQFKSDYDILAQKFLKSVFQCRFDEANFVKDMELYYRRPLHPLISRAIASPPLCPYNVSDKRWDFKLCAKMTTKSLENACRQHKLTVIKVLIHRVPYKSLQSIISACAPKQVDCKIVFLVRDPRAVVPSSLSVDFYREQGGAAKLGTRMFSYNLCEQTEANLEVLKNLPARLRNQLKLLRYEDLAGHPIAEMKRLYKFAGLSVLDSVTNWLNRSTHPSKQREDVNIQRGYDAAYTVDDAEAAINRWRWKVTDPNDITTIEMYCKHVMQLMGYRPVHNSYELQRNISVPLHSRDFEAEDWLQK from the coding sequence atgaaagcAGACAACTCGATGACTTTCAAGGAAAGAAGACAGTTTCTGCTGTTGGCTCGTGTTTTTGTAGCTGGGTTTATCCTATTCTACGTTCTGTTTGAATTGATTATGGCCTACTTAATTTCTTCTTTGTCATCAGAGGCCTTCGATCAAGTGAAAACGAAAAACGTCGCTTTACGCTTGCATCTTAACACTACAGCAAGAAAGaacttgatcattttttctcaTGGTCGCTCCGGATCATCCATAACAGGGGATATTTTCAACCAGCATCCTGATGTGTTTTACTTGTATGAACCTCTTCAAACAGTGGAGAGAACTCGGGAACAGTTCAAGTCGGATTACGACATTCTGGCGCAAAAATTCTTGAAAAGTGTTTTCCAATGTAGATTTGATGaggcaaattttgttaaagaCATGGAATTGTATTACCGCAGGCCACTGCACCCTCTGATCAGTCGCGCCATTGCTTCGCCTCCATTGTGCCCTTACAACGTGTCAGACAAACGATGGGATTTTAAACTGTGCGCAAAAATGACAACTAAATCACTGGAAAATGCTTGCAGACAACATAAACTTACTGTTATCAAAGTGTTAATTCACCGTGTTCCATACAAAAGTCTTCAAAGTATAATCTCTGCTTGTGCCCCTAAGCAAGTGGACTGTAAAATCGTGTTCCTAGTAAGGGATCCACGAGCGGTTGTCCCTTCTTCATTGTCTGTGGATTTCTATCGTGAGCAGGGCGGGGCCGCCAAGTTAGGTACAAGGATGTTTAGTTACAACTTATGCGAACAAACGGAAGCGAAccttgaagttttaaaaaatctccCTGCTAGGCTACGTAACCAACTAAAATTACTTCGATATGAAGATTTGGCTGGCCACCCAATAGCAGAAATGAAGCGCTTGTACAAGTTTGCCGGTCTTTCAGTCTTGGACAGTGTTACGAATTGGCTGAATAGGAGTACCCACCCGTCTAAGCAAAGAGAAGACGTGAATATACAGCGGGGTTATGACGCCGCATATACTGTTGATGATGCAGAAGCCGCTATCAATCGCTGGAGATGGAAAGTGACTGATCCTAATGATATAACTACCATTGAAATGTACTGTAAACATGTGATGCAGTTAATGGGTTATAGGCCTGTACACAATTCGTACGAGCTTCAGAGGAATATATCAGTTCCTCTGCACAGTCGAGATTTCGAGGCAGAAGACTGGTTACAAAAGTGA
- the LOC140953265 gene encoding carbohydrate sulfotransferase 3-like: MILILFISVLIFYAIRRLQTTEYILPENVSPQRLHTVVRDKWMFVNISVENGSMNSPLPSGNYTRSFYTTRKTHHRDTSSLTTPHRLIGRENLSASAAVTESTYRPTKKPEDKRRSLLIYGADRSGTTFTTKMFAEDPQLFTVYEPLWITSLWSREYPTEVSHRKRNVVDVLRGILGCKFADSQAGTKFLSYTDRQWSGAFVKNPFKSAAFCNGTCKDFSKNPEYVDEVCLSKFKHSVTKIGEPRVPDNLLSSVVPQVLEENPETDVRVIQLVRDPRGSFNSRIKLGWMEEYHHWHFPNTVRYQCSKLAQNIKFGRNLPSKWRVKYLEVHYQDLAKHPIETAKSLYEFAGFQMSPKILDWVRKNTSPSKEKLLKEKENVFSSVRNSSANADYWTQEAPINRTRIIEENCKEAFDLLTLETMITN; the protein is encoded by the coding sequence ATGATTTTGATTCtgtttatttcagttttgaTATTTTACGCTATTAGAAGGCTTCAGACTACCGAATACATTCTTCCAGAGAACGTATCGCCACAACGTCTTCACACAGTAGTGCGGGATAAGTGGATGTTTGTCAACATTTCCGTCGAAAATGGTTCAATGAATAGCCCCTTACCCTCTGGTAATTATACGCGCTCGTTTTATACTACTCGAAAAACACACCATCGAGACACGTCTTCTTTAACTACACCTCACAGGCTAATCGGAAGAGAAAATCTCTCAGCAAGTGCGGCGGTAACTGAGTCCACTTACCGGCCGACCAAAAAACCCGAAGACAAGCGTCGAAGTCTCCTGATCTACGGTGCAGATCGTTCGGGAACAACTTTTACGACAAAAATGTTCGCTGAAGATCCACAGCTGTTTACAGTTTATGAACCACTTTGGATAACAAGTTTATGGAGTAGAGAATATCCCACAGAAGTTTCTCACCGGAAAAGAAATGTAGTTGATGTACTCAGAGGAATATTAGGCTGTAAATTTGCCGATTCCCAGGCAGGAACTAAATTTCTTTCCTACACAGACAGGCAATGGAGTGGTGCTTTTGTAAAGAACCCATTTAAAAGTGCAGCCTTCTGTAACGGGACATGCaaagatttttccaaaaacccaGAGTACGTAGATGAAGTTTGCCTTTCAAAATTTAAACACAGTGTGACAAAAATAGGCGAGCCAAGAGTACCAGATAATCTACTGTCCTCTGTAGTACCACAAGTGCTTGAGGAGAATCCCGAAACAGACGTCCGCGTCATTCAGCTCGTGCGTGACCCGCGAGGCAGCTTCAACTCGAGAATCAAACTCGGATGGATGGAGGAATATCATCACTGGCATTTTCCTAACACCGTTCGATATCAGTGCTCAAAATTAGCCCAAAACATAAAGTTTGGACGTAACCTACCTTCTAAATGGCGTGTCAAATACCTTGAAGTACATTACCAAGATCTGGCAAAGCACCCTATTGAAACCGCAAAAAGTTTGTACGAGTTTGCAGGATTTCAGATGTCACCGAAAATACTTGACTGGGTCAGAAAAAACACTTCTCCGagcaaagaaaaattattgaaagaaaaggaaaatgtattttcttCGGTAAGGAATTCTTCAGCAAATGCTGATTATTGGACACAAGAAGCCCCGATTAATAGGACAAGAATAATAGAAGAAAACTGTAAAGAAGCATTCGATCTCTTAACACTGGAGACGATGATTACCAACTAA
- the LOC140952575 gene encoding uncharacterized protein encodes MEYWQKELTRTHSLQGVLKVKDSKTGQMILKGNVLEESKLEEEINQINHWQRKEESRLRWEKEFAIKGFRKKMLKRGKSIPDVLQLRLPPIGTETTVSRKLPVERTQSNDERVHKTLAYRLSSDDSSPERSPYNSLENMYVKPRLREQARRNTTSLPALISPHLMRKASSMNDPRFTNLIRQLVPKNEVVTDSYETEGEQRPDE; translated from the coding sequence atggAATATTGGCAAAAGGAACTGACAAGAACACATAGTCTGCAAGGGGTACTCAAGGTTAAAGACAGTAAAACAGGACAGATGATTTTGAAAGGTAACGTTCTTGAAGAAAGCAAACTGGAAGAGGAGATCAATCAAATTAACCACTggcaaagaaaagaagaaagtcGGCTGAGATGGGAGAAGGAATTCGCAATTAAAGGCTTTAGGAAAAAAATGCTGAAACGAGGTAAATCGATCCCTGATGTATTACAGTTACGCTTGCCTCCAATTGGGACAGAAACCACGGTATCCCGTAAGTTACCGGTAGAGAGAACTCAAAGTAATGATGAACGAGTGCACAAAACTTTAGCGTATCGCCTATCGAGCGACGACTCTTCTCCTGAAAGGAGTCCTTATAACTCACTAGAAAATATGTATGTCAAGCCGAGATTAAGAGAGCAAGCAAGACGCAACACAACTTCGTTGCCTGCTCTGATTTCACCGCATTTGATGAGGAAAGCCTCGTCCATGAACGATCCTAGGTTCACAAATCTTATTCGTCAGCTGGTTCCAAAAAATGAGGTCGTGACAGACAGCTACGAGACTGAAGGGGAACAGCGTCCAGATGAATGA